In Spodoptera frugiperda isolate SF20-4 chromosome 12, AGI-APGP_CSIRO_Sfru_2.0, whole genome shotgun sequence, a single window of DNA contains:
- the LOC118262330 gene encoding uncharacterized protein LOC118262330, which yields MENSDSKKNKKPRKVPKKSLSKTSSEHKENVPKNEKPTVRSDPDDGIAKSKLLLMKKNKTRARRQSKHERICPNDADPEEEEPKRKKAKKSRIKNYSKSTFNALSDEISKKLTENESNYNVSDCSSDSNKTIEYDATPYTLYQPVKPRPFSPLPSTSKDRETFIKNDELFNESLKGIDAMEHPSPLKEKATENNNVKVEKLEESTPAQQSPQNENEVEIIDVPYDTIVIDENSDSLPQKRIKNELEESDLIEIIEPDTIEVPKPKQTLNNLTNDDDCIIITNETVNEDSKETIIVEDDYSYINEPFTFNDDKQYDDVIDVDDILNENKSILSKWKNKTTELNQVTTVIEVPDNYSNTRMETSTAVTDPTNNNQPNSHIDQNESVVVVDCQTPQPVTEGSHNQPRLQLNNQNQQTLSEPVEVTQEVPPPQPQASIFRTILDDFFRHRAQKRKTGRPENTEPLQRLIESFINSIPGTNNSNQIRTVNTVDSQTAANNLRIEENRQRPPTAVSRPPQQTTSTPRPPSPEPKRSLGDCPICLDSLTSNGIASTLCGHVFCVNCIKTAIRQNGKKCPTCRKALKGPNGGYHLLYL from the exons ATGGAGAACTCCGAtagtaagaaaaacaaaaaacccCGCAAGGTACCTAAAAAATCATTAAGCAAAACATCATCAGAACATAAAGAAAACGTCCCGAAAAATGAAAAACCTACAGTAAGAAGTGACCCAGACGATGGCATTGCTAAATCTAAACTGTTGTTAATGAAAAAGAACAAAACCCGTGCAAGAAGGCAATCTAAACATGAACGGATTTGCCCCAATG ATGCTGATCCAGAAGAAGAGGAACCAAAAAGGAAGAAAgctaaaaagtcaaggattaaaaaTTACTCAAAATCCACTTTCAATGCTCTCAGTGACGAAATTTCTAAGAAATTGACTGAAAATGAATCCAATTATAATGTTAGTGATTGTAGTTCAgatagtaataaaacaatagaatatGATGCAACACCATATACACTATATCAACCTGTGAAACCTCGGCCTTTTTCACCACTTCCAAGTACTTCCAAAGACAGggaaacttttataaaaaatgatGAGTTATTTAATGAAAGTTTAAAAGGAATTGATGCAATGGAACACCCATCCCCACTGAAAGAAAAAGCTACTGAAAATAACAATGTAAAAGTAGAGAAGTTAGAGGAAAGTACTCCAGCACAACAGTCTCCTCAAAATGAAAATGAAGTAGAAATTATTGATGTACCATATGACACTATTGTAATTGATGAAAATAGTGATAGTTTGCCACAAAAAAGGATTAAAAACGAACTTGAAGAATcagatttaattgaaataattgagCCAGATACCATTGAAGTTCCCAAacctaaacaaacattaaataatttgacCAATGATGATGAttgcataattattacaaatgaAACTGTAAATGAGGATTCAAAAGAAACTATAATTGTTGAAGATGATTACAGCTATATCAATGAACCATTCACATTTAATGATGACAAACAATATGATGATGTTATAGATGTAGACGATatactaaatgaaaataaatctatacttagtaagtggaaaaataaaacaacagaattAAACCAAGTAACTACAGTAATTGAAGTTCCTGATAATTATAGTAATACAAGAATGGAAACATCAACTGCTGTCACTGATCCCACAAATAATAATCAACCAAATTCACACATTGATCAAAATGAAAGTGTTGTTGTAGTAGACTGCCAAACTCCTCAACCAGTAACTGAAGGCAGTCATAATCAACCAAGACTGCAACTGAATAACCAAAATCAACAAACATTGTCAGAACCAGTTGAGGTTACTCAAGAAGTTCCACCACCACAGCCACAGGCATCTATTTTTAGAACCATACTTGATGATTTCTTTAGACATCGagcacaaaaaagaaaaactggaAGACCTGAGAACACTGAACCATTGCAAAGGTTAATAGAATCATTTATAAATTCAATACCAGGTACTAACAATAGCAATCAAATAAGAACAGTGAATACTGTTGATAGTCAAACAGCAGCCAACAATTTACGAATTGAAGAAAACAGACAAAGGCCTCCTACTGCAGTAAGCAGGCCACCTCAGCAAACTACCAGCACCCCTCGACCACCATCACCAGAACCTAAAAGAAGTTTAGGAGACTGTCCTATTTGTTTAGACTCACTTACTTCTAATGGAATTGCTTCCACACTATGTGGTCATGTTTTCTGTGTGAATTGTATAAAAACAGCTATTAgacaaaatggaaaaaaatgtcCTACTTGTCGAAAAGCTCTGAAAGGTCCAAATGGAGGATACCATCtgttgtatttataa
- the LOC118262331 gene encoding coiled-coil domain-containing protein 28A has protein sequence MSLHLEEANETQQLMQNEVEEDEHKVPHAATSPVTSNKLSSGAASLTSKNLAQTVSGVGNSSVNESTKISYVSEKQNRLNRDNNMMRSTNKPKNIPKETPDVKNMEKALLELLDDFHTGKLSAFGTGCSMEQMINIRDQQEHLARLHFRLCADVEKPTEDSFENSASRDKMAQLVQSLEQLSASIEHLHSDVNGTDKPT, from the coding sequence ATGAGCTTACATTTGGAAGAAGCCAACGAGACACAACAACTTATGCAGAATGAGGTTGAAGAAGATGAGCATAAAGTGCCTCATGCGGCAACATCACCTGTTACAAGCAATAAATTGTCGAGTGGCGCTGCCAGTCTGACATCAAAGAATCTGGCCCAGACTGTGTCTGGTGTAGGCAACAGCAGTGTAAATGAGTCGACAAAGATATCATATGTCAGTGAGAAACAAAATCGATTAAATCGAGACAATAACATGATGCGATCCACTAACAAACCAAAGAATATTCCAAAAGAAACACCAGATGTCAAAAATATGGAAAAGGCCTTGTTAGAATTGTTAGATGACTTCCACACTGGTAAACTAAGTGCATTTGGTACAGGTTGTAGTATGGAACAAATGATAAATATAAGAGATCAGCAGGAGCACTTGGCACGTTTACATTTTCGTTTGTGTGCTGATGTTGAGAAGCCTACGGAGGATAGTTTTGAAAACTCTGCATCTCGGGATAAAATGGCTCAGCTAGTTCAGAGCCTTGAACAACTTTCTGCATCTATTGAACACTTACACTCTGATGTAAATGGCACTGACAAACCAACGTGA
- the LOC118262329 gene encoding RNA-binding protein RO60: MGEPTLEPELTNRLTRFLHTGNEFPRYYPGCWTTHKYFEEDKLPVLPQIVEIHPGNTEAVEIILKASKDALYTRFDAIAFALAKCLQIGNTTMKEAAYKAAMQICVTPEQIMLFTKFTRLLKTGNGRGWCKTLKEWYSKKDPMDLAKDVTRVRARHGRSHKTLLRKCHLKVPSEDHARDAVVKYAIYGFKHAKQLIGDKTGTKEIFDYIQCVEDMRHCEDPLAAAAIATQNQFTLDHVPGHLLTSQEVWDAVLPQFSLEELLHNIQRIHNMGFLSNESTTTSILVSLLSNQDKIKKSKVTSLEVYITMANYAKKSKPMKFEKAKVALEREARRRTRQIFDSKTETWEWTTTKRHPREAKHWGIDQPPNPAVLTALNKLVDLTWVLTPPTNARYLITMDMRHHMFKGRHFCKTFTVPAKKGKKTAAKPAPPTGGGDADTEKKSKKHLLAECFYNINVTPGHAAIVLALQLLKRENHVDLAVFTEEGIQIVTVERNFSNIEEAEFLFRNANLGRVQLDAPINYAMNNHKKYDVFINMVDRTTRYMELDINNRGGRGPGGRYGPPPPATKEIPDHCPVRALQRYRDAEEVHDAKLVVMSLASHKVCTTDGTHEGVLDIVGIDEHVPKVLDAFVLGQFK; the protein is encoded by the exons ATGGGTGAACCGACGCTTGAGCCAGAGTTGACCAACCGGCTGACCCGATTCCTCCACACGGGTAATGAGTTCCCTAGGTATTATCCTGGGTGCTGGACCACTCACAAGTATTTCGAGGAAGACAAGCTCCCTGTTCTCCCCCAGATTGTTGAAATACACCCCGGGAACACTGAAGCTGTCGAGATCATTCTTAag GCAAGCAAGGATGCATTATACACCCGGTTTGATGCCATCGCATTTGCCCTGGCCAAATGTCTCCAAATAGGAAACACTACCATGAAAGAAGCTGCCTACAAAGCTGCAATGCAAATCTGTGTCACTCCGGAGCAAATTATGCTCTTCACCAAGTTCACACGGCTGTTGAAAACTG GTAATGGCCGCGGATGGTGCAAGACACTCAAAGAATGGTACAGCAAGAAAGATCCGATGGATCTTGCGAAGGATGTGACCAGAGTTCGTGCACGCCACGGACGATCTCACAAGACTCTATTGAGGAAATGTCATCTCAAGGTTCCGAGTGAAGATCATG CTCGTGATGCAGTTGTGAAGTACGCCATCTATGGCTTCAAGCACGCGAAACAATTAATCGGTGATAAAACGGGGACGAAAGAAATTTTTGATTACATACAATGTGTAGAAGACATGAGGCATTGCGAAGATCCCCTGGCAGCCGCGGCGATCGCCACTCAGAACCAATTCACGCTGGATCATGTGCCTGGGCATTTGTTGACTTCTCAGGAg GTTTGGGATGCAGTGCTGCCTCAATTCAGCTTGGAAGAATTACTCCACAACATCCAACGCATCCACAATATGGGATTCTTGTCGAACGAATCCACCACCACCTCTATACTGGTTTCTCTACTGAGCAACCAGGACAAAATCAAGAagtctaaagtgacgtcactgGAAGTATATATTACGATGGCTAATTATGCTAAAAAATCGAA GCCTATGAAATTTGAGAAAGCAAAGGTGGCATTGGAGAGGGAGGCTAGACGCCGCACGCGTCAGATCTTCGACAGCAAGACGGAGACGTGGGAGTGGACCACTACAAAGCGACACCCGAGAGAGGCCAAGCATTGGG GCATCGACCAGCCACCAAACCCCGCAGTGTTGACAGCTCTGAACAAGCTAGTTGACCTCACCTGGGTACTGACGCCGCCTACAAATGCCCGATATCTTATTACGATGGACATGCGCCACCACATGTTCAAAG GTCGTCACTTCTGCAAGACGTTCACGGTCCCGGCGAAGAAAGGTAAGAAGACGGCGGCGAAGCCAGCGCCACCGACCGGCGGCGGCGACGCTGATACTGAGAAGAAGAGCAAGAAGCATCTGCTGGCAGAGTGTTTCTACAACATTAATGTTACCCCTGGACATGCAG CTATCGTCCTGGCGCTGCAGCTGTTGAAGCGCGAGAACCACGTGGATTTGGCCGTCTTCACTGAAGAAGGAATACAGATAGTTACTGTTGAACGCAATTTTAGCAACATCGAAGAGGCTGAGTTCTTGTTCAGA AATGCGAACTTAGGCCGTGTGCAGCTGGATGCACCAATCAACTACGCTATGAACAACCATAAGAAATACGACGTATTTATCAACATGGTCGATCGTACTACACGCTATATGGAGCTAGACATCAACAACCGCGGGGGACGCGGCCCGGGCGGTCGCTACGGGCCCCCGCCGCCAGCCACCAAAGAAATACCCGACCACTGCCCGGTTCGAGCTCTGCAACGATACCGCGACGCTGAAGAGGTTCACGACGCAAA GTTGGTGGTGATGAGCTTGGCCTCTCACAAAGTGTGTACTACTGACGGTACCCACGAGGGAGTCCTTGACATTGTCGGTATCGACGAGCATGTTCCCAAAGTCCTTGATGCCTTCGTACTCGGGCAGTTCAAGTGA